From the Plectropomus leopardus isolate mb chromosome 20, YSFRI_Pleo_2.0, whole genome shotgun sequence genome, the window TAGAAAGTCTTTGCCACTAAACCGCTCAGGCACCATTGCTCACTCTACACCAAACCATTATTTGATTATTAGGACGACTTTTCCACTTGTAAGCAGTTTACAGTTTTACGCATACAACTCATGCTTTTATAGCTGCTCCATTTgattaaactgaaaataatataaatgtctTGTAAATCCTTTTAGACGCATTTCCCCAAACACTCTGACAACTTTGGAAAAAAGTTTGAATGCACAGGCAGAGTGAGTTAGTAAAGGGTGGAGCACCAGCCTCTCTTTGAGGCTCTAGAAGCAGATGTTTGGACTAAACAGCTATCTCAGGGTCAGGGTAAATTAGCTCTACTGCTCCCCTTGGAGGAGGGAGCAGGcaagcagtgaaaaaaaagagaaacaagcaAGACATTTAAACAGGCACGCAGGCAAATAAGACCAGAGGCTCAAGTGCTTTTGCTATGGGAGCCCAGCAGATGATCTGGCAGGGAGTAGGCGCTGCATGGCTGGAACTAACGAATGAATGATGAGCAGGTGGGTGTGGAAAGTTGGAAAGGGAAGTAAGAATAGATGAGGCTGGGACAAAGATCACACATATCAAAATGTAAAGATGGCACAAAAGATTTCAGGACTTATTTCCACTGTTGCTCTTTATGACCAGGTTGCACTTTcaaattaaagggacagctcactttaaaatcaaaataaaataaaaaaaatcaagtttcctcttacctgtagtgctgtttatcatctagattgttttggggtgagttgcagagtgttgaagaTGTCATTtgaagagatgtctgccttctctttaaTATAATGGCACAAAGAaccaacagcaatgtctctttccaaaaatcatgacccagtttcTGAAggtaatccacagatcttgttgtgagcagtttcatataggaagtattttctttctaccaaactatgCCCTCCATCTGCATtaccatgcagaaggaagcatgcatgatgcatctactcatggacgagaggctctTACTCCTGAAACAgcaagatgtaaacatcaaTGGCTTCCTCTTCAGCTGAattgtaatgttagctagctcagtggtgctaggtgagctagcagtagatgtgtccttccttctgtgcagtgatacaactggtgggtgtagttcggttaagagaaaatagttcctacataaaacttctcacagcaaggtctgtggaagGAAGTCATTGCtttcacaatgtttttctgttaaaccatttacattgaaaatgttattaatcAATTCatacatgtgtttgtatgtattgaATAATTCGCTAACTTTAacaattttatgaaattttttgGGGGATTATTGCACaaactaaaagcacaaaagatATCAGGCCATGCTGGTCCCAAACTTATATTTATTAACACACATCACTGATTTACAGgtatttacagcagcatttTACATACTAATTTTGTACTTATTTcacagatataaaaaagaaaggaaaacaaaacatattatgAGTTAAAATGATAGAAGCAATCTGGTTTGTAGGACTTGGAAAAGAACCATGTATTATGTCACTATGTCAGATGGTTggtgttttccaaaatattcaTCCCATGTGTAGTATATCTGAGCTTTTTTGCATCTACAAAGTCTAAgatgttgtaaaacaaaatgtacaaagttCTCCACAGCTACCCTTTTGTTCTCAAAGTGATGCTAAGATGAATGACCGGCGTGTGTCCACGATTCAGATCTGCAGTTGTCAGACACTGGTCTCAATATGAGGTGGCATCTTACAGGACAGCATTCGGGTTAGGattctgtgctgctggtggtacctgacacacacacacacacacacacacacagacacagacacacacacacacacaagaaaaaaacagaaaaagcaaacaaacccaaaaacacacatacattatgAGTAAGTAGCAAATCAATATAAgataatgtataaaataatggcgCCATCATGTGCCATAGAAGTATTACTACAGTAACTTTAAGTAATGCAGTGTAACATTCCCTTATGTCTCTGTAGATGTCAGTACTTTTAAAGCTAATGAATCCCCTTAATATGTATATAAGTGCAAAAGATCATATACTGACTTGCTAATGACCCTCTGTatctctctgttctcctcctctctgagttTCAGCAGAACCTGCTCCAGGATGGGAAGCTCCAAGTTCAGATACTGGGCTAcctgtgaggagaggagaggagaggagaggagaggagaggagcgcAAACAAGATGTTACCATGTACAAAATTATAAACATGAACCCTGACCCCTATATATTTACCCCTATATATTATTATCTCATTTGTACATCATTTGCAAATTTTAACCTTAGAAATGTAAGCAGGTAGAAAAGGCAGCCAGTAAATTGGCATGATATGtgcaaacagcataaaaaaaaaaaaaaaaaagtaaaaggttataagaaaaaaccttgaaaactaaccaaaaaaaaaaaaatatatatatatatatatatatatataaataaatactaaataaataaatatacttacattttcttttggtaaTCTCAAATGAAGCTGCTCTGGGGTACCTGGATGCAATGTCTTctgctaaaatatttttccagtAATAGGGATAGATATGCTAAAAGTGTCTTGGTCGGTCTCTATGTTAGCCCCTCAGGAAGCGGGGTAAGAACACTCACATCATTGCTGACTTCCTCTTCGTCCATGTCGATCAAAAAGATCTTCATTATGTCATCGGAGGGTCCCTGTAGTATGCGCTCCCATAGGGGCTGGTCTCTGTCAGTGAGCTTCCTCTTTTCTggacaacacatgcacacacacacatcagttaAGCATGTTGCTGCTTTCCACTGtctaattatttaatttacagtGTAACAAAGCAAACCTCCACTCTGGTGAACACAATACAGAGCAAATTCCTGGGGATCGTTCTCTATCTGTagatacaagaaaaatattttaacatatcaAAAATCATTGTTCTGATAAacgtctattttttttttaccatttaataCATCACATTATTTTGTAGCCTGCATCTCTGGTCTACttacatgattttttaattatttatttattttttacagtaattcatttatttatttaaattaattaattaacttttttttgtcggAGAGACACTGTAggtgaaaagtattttttttttcatgcactgctcaatttaaaacatttcaactgTCTTGCCACCAAACATCCAAAGATAAATATATTTAGGTGTTTATTTTAGTGAGCTTCTTTTTCTTAATATACactgagttatttttaatttcttgatcattcacaaaaatatcacatattACATGTAGGGTTCAGTCCTAcctataaaaatgtttgtttgagtCAGTAACAATGCAGTGCCTCATACATACTTTTGATTAAAATAGTACATCACTGTGATTTCCCTCCTTCACTTTGAAGAATATGTATAAAAGCTCACCTTGAACTTGTTTAGTAGCTGTTCAATGACCTGGTTTGTGGTCATCCTGCTGGAAATACGGACTTTAGTTGGTGTGCCATAGGAAGGAGTGAAGATAGAGGTCTGTAGGAGACAGTGAGAGATTGTAGAGCTACagtacacacagaaaaaaaagaggtcacGTTAAGCAGAAACCTGCCTTATAGTTGTAGAAGTGTCCATTGATGGAGAAGCGatgttgtctttctttctctctttgtgctgcagacttccctctgctcctcctcctcttcaccaATGAAGCATCACTCATACAGCGGAACAGGTTGGACTCGGCCTCCAGCTCGGAGTTCTTCTGCCTCACAGGACGCAGTGTGGTCGTCTCATAAACAGCTGGACCTGTGTTAGGTACACAGGGACTTATGTTCAACATTTTGAGAGAGTAACATCAATATATTCCATAGTATTCTTCTTTCGTGTTTTTGCAgctaaacagagaaatacatcttttttaaaaaaaattgttaataataaaactaaagatgaagtttattttacaatttagaAATTATTCTGTTTGGGGATTTTATGTCCTTTGAAGAGTCATGTCAGTATGCTGTAATGTCATGCAAACAGAACTTTTAAACTGGGGTGGATTACAAGTATAACTTTATTTACTAGTTACAATtcagattattaatacaaaatcaaataaacttaACTATAATGTACTATAGATTACAGTAAACTACTCAGTTATCAGTTGAAATTAGCCCTAATTAACCCcacaaatccaaaaatatacattattataaaGTAAGCCATGCGAACATTTACTTAATGTACATgaagcacatttaaatgctaatacttttgtgttttaccccaagtaacattttgaatatataactTTTACTTgtgacagagtatttttacactttggtattgctactttcacttaagtaaaagatttAAGCACTTCTTCCATCATTGCTTTGATAAAATTGTAGTAAAAACCTAATGGGAATATGGGAGGAAAATAAAACCAACCTGGTAAAGGTTTGGTGACCACTGTGTCCTGTGGTGTCTCAGCCATCTCATCTATCTGGTGAAGGTCAACGTATTCTCCCCATCGTGACATACccctgcagagagagacagaggaggaaggaaaatATGTCAGAGACTTAAAACTGATCCTAGCTACCTGCATGCAGTAAAATCAGTtcagtttaaagttttaatcTTGGTGTAAAACATTTGATTCACACaaatattaattgttttaaaagctGACTCTATCATGTGTTGCACAAAGGACAAAACTTGTTGCAGAAACTGGAAGATACTCTATATTGTGTtgtcaaattgtttttgtttcatttgtttttttttttgcatttgtgttgtgtctatctacatgtttttgtaatttgcagTGTAATGAGCTCTCAAGGCCGCCATACATTTATCAAATCCCTCTGCGTTGTTGACATATTCTAATTATCgcacaaaaattaaaagctaCCTCTTGTCTCCGATTGGGCTGACAGGACTGTTGGGGTCGGTTGAGGTCAGAGGAGCAAAGGGGATAATCTGTTTATCATCCTGTATTTTCAGCCTGATGGGCCTCCTTACTCCCCAGGAGATATTCAGGAAGCCTTCCACCACCACCTCTCTATCATCCTATTATACAGACAGACCAACAAATACCTGAATGTTGTATAAGTACAGTCAAACAGTCATTCTAACCCCTAATCCCTTACCCATAACCCTAACGCCCCAGCCCTAACACCAATAatctctcataaataatgctGCGTTCATATGGATTCAGGCAGACATTGGTAGGAAAACAAGGAGAGAACAAGACAGTAAAATTATGCAAGGCTGGCAGAGAATACTGCTGATGGTAACGGTAGACAGCATTGCCAtccaaagttaaaatatttcaactttgCCATCCTCCATGATGGAATTTCCAACCACATGTTACACAGCTACCTTACACAAGGAGAATTAAAAAGGTCTTGTCTGTCTACCATCTGCCTGATTCCacgtgaatgcagcataagagtTCTAAAGATAGTAATTATGTGTACACTTTCCCTTTCgtaacaattacaaaacaacaaacaaactagtCCATGTTTTAAATACTGCACAATCATACCTTAAAGTAACTGAGGTGCAGCTGAGTGTGGTCCTTTAGGAAGCAGTTGTAGGTGTTCAGTGTTGAGAGGAACTCTgctctgaaataaaaacaacagcaatgaatgaatacatgttaaaaaacaatcttacattttattgttgttttttttcttttcttttgtaggCTAATTTTCTGCAGTCTCTCAACATGGAGTTGGCTGAGCCAGCAGCTAAGCAGCTAATAATCAGCATCAaagaattgtttttaattaaccagTGAGAAAACAGATGGTAGGCAATACATTTTGGCCGCAGTGCTGTCCCGATACTACAGCATCAGCTGTGTGAGCGCAAAGCCGTGGTAGTGGTAGATCATTCTCTGCTCTAGGCGTATTTACTCCACAATAtatttacatagcaaatagtcaTTTGTTACTATATTGATGCCCTCAAATGCATACAGAACTTTTAATAGTGTCAACATGGAGACTTGGTAGCCAGCTTTTTGCAGTGCATGCCACATAACTGCAACATCTGGAATTTGATTCCAGCCTTGGGACCTTAATGTCATaccttctgtctctctttccctttttttaaactgtcatcTGTCAAATAAAGGTGAAACTGAACCAAAAGtgaagttaaaataataaaaaataaataaagctaataATAATGGAGTACTTTCAAACAATGAGAGTCTCATCTGCATACAAAGTGACCCACCTGGACAGTGTCCTCCCATCCCCTGCCTGAATCACTGGGGGAAGAGCTGCTCCATTCATCTCTGGTTACTGCAGAAAGAAATCGACAAATCATTTGTAGCAGCAGCTTCTGTTGACATTCGTACATCTGGAGCCTGAAGCAGGAGACAAACACCGGAGGCTGCCGACTTGTTGAGTAGCACCAGCATTATGTCAATATGGAGCGAAGAACTGCACATAAAATGGACTTCACTGCAATTGTACAACTAGCACTGTGTCACCCTCttccaaaaatgaacaatataATTAGAGTCTTACCGTCTCTAACATGACAAATCAGAGCTCTCCCCTTGAATCTGTTTCTTTGCCactgtcttctctctctgtgctctAAATatctctttcctccctctcttttcctctctctctctttctctctttctgaagtttttgtgttatatttatccctctctttctctgtcaagCTGTGCCTTTactctttcactttctttttttgtgctgtctCCAAAGAGATTTAATAACAGTACTCCACCCAGTAACCAGTGATGACAGTGTAGAGCCAACCAGTTGTTTATTCTTTGGTCGCAGACTCTGAAGCCTGCTCCAGTGAGCACAGATTGTTGGAGTATCCATGTGGCCTCTCTTtaaatctcttttcttttttctttttctctgaattGCACAGTAGTGTGAAAGCAGCCTTCTGTCCTCTTTGTCCTTTCTGTCACTCTTTACAACTCTCTCTGTGTCAGCCTGTTTGCTGGTGGAGGAAATATCTCAGGTATTCAGCAGCTGTCATCCCTGTAGCACCACTACTCCTCTTTCTGACTGACAGTTCACTCTTGCAGAGTGAGagaaaccattttaaaacatcaacaacaaaatttaaaggTGCAGTACACAAAGTCCCTTGCAAAATTTACAGATTGTAAGGCAATCCTGTATTATTAATCTAAGACTAATGTGGATGTACTGATCTCTTTTAtatgaacatgtgaaatttgtTGTTACatgtgaaagaaaattattaaaactgtccaaaaacaacatgtgcCGATATGTCAATCTATTGAAAGCATTGTCACATGGGAtaacaaatgttaaatatctgGTACCAAACATGATAACCGACGTCATAtatgatttctgaaaaacacatcactggAATTTATTGCATGTGAAATTGTAGTCCACATATAATATCAGAAGTGTTTCACAAGTTAGCACATATTCTCTCTGACATGAATGGAAGTtacatgttaaagaaaataagttgttttctACCTGGATATTACTACAATTCCAGTTGGCATAGTGGCaccaaaactgatttttacccaaatattgctgcttttcctcccAGGACTGACCccccaaaaccaggtatttaaACTAGACATGATCTTATCAtaacaaaaactaatttttgttttgtgcctaaacGTGTTGTTGAAATATGAAGTTTTAACATATTCACTAAATAATAGCACGCAACATATccattgtttgcagaaatgtacaaggcaaacattttttttctgacaatttgtTTAGATCTTAAATGTATTCTTATCTGATTCAGTGTAAAATGGTTGCATTGTTTTGGTAAATAGAGGTCAGACTTTGCATGGAAATGTAAATCTGCCTTTCTTTTTCTGGATTTCAACAAACACCTATGGGCAGGTGCAGGACTTTAGACTCAAGAACTCATTTGCCATCTGCTTGGAGGCTGCTCACTTGCTCATGTTGTAAACAATGACTCTCAAGTGTGAATGTTTATGTCTGAACAGACCTGGCATTGGACATGGCTGGAAAAGGGCAGATGTATTTGCATAAAAAGTTTAGTAAAGGTTTACAAAAACCTcttcattacaaaataaaaagttcttGAGAGAGGCAGGataacaagaaagaaagaagctgTCTTTAGTACAATAAGTCCAAGGTCTCTCCCCTATGTCTCTAACTTGAACTGATGTGAGCACTTCACTGTGGTTCTTTCAAGCCTCAACATGCAGGTTTTAAGGTTGCCTGGAGCAAATACATCcaaacactgtgtgtttgtgtgtgtgtgtgtcgacatgtatgtgcatgtgtgtaatttGTGAATCATATACATGTCAAAAGTCAAAGCAAAGTCAACTATAGCGGAGAAGTACTGTGTCAACATTGCAAAGTCAATATTATGTCATACATCCAACACAGCTACTGAGCAGCAACTATTTTAACCTTTAACAACTGCTCTGTGCCTGGATGCCAAAGGATCTCACAAAACAAGATAACCAGTGATTTTTATccagtgcaaaagaaaaaaaaacaccttgtttAGAACTTTAACAATCCTGTGTCATCGCTACTTCCCCCTATATAATTATCCATCATGCTCAACTTCACTTTGAGGCATTGCCACATGAATTTAAGGTTTTCTTTCAACACTGCAAGCTGCTACCGCAGAGgagaaaacagcaacaaatcaAAGCAGTCCAACTGGTGGCAATGAGGCTGACTAGAATCCAATTATGAGGACGGACTAAAAGTGGAGacactttgctgtttttttcatatccAGCACCAATGGGCCCAAATCTTGACTAACTCAGAGTGCAGTGTAAGTAGTAAACAGAAGCTTTTTTAAGGTAAAACTGTGTGCCAGACAAAACATAGCCAGTGGGAGAAAAGCCAAAGTACACCACGACACACCCAGATTCTCTCTATGTTGCTCTCTTGTGTGCCACTCCCCCTGTCTCTGCTTTTCCTTCTCATTTACTCCACTCCTTTGTCCTTTTGTGATGTCGTCTAGTTTGTGACACTTGCTCTTTGTCACTCAAATATGATGTCATGTTAGCATAGTGCCCCCTGTTGAAactctgtccctttaagttctggttagtctgaaaaatgtacatgtacTTTAAATTGTGTCTTTAAACATATCAAATTGCAGCAGAACCATACCCAAATTATGGAAAAGTTTAACTGAATTTTGAATTCAATCATGAAGTTGACAACtaaataaatgctgttaataCATTATAATCAAAATTTAACCTCTTACACTTGTGTACATGACATGTGTCCAGGTTTTAATAAACTATAAGCCATGAACATGCTCAGGCACATTATGTAATAGCTAATATTGTTATTAACTAAAAGTAGCACtgttgctttctttcacttccaCAGTAAATCACTTAACAAACTGAAGCATTAAATAAAGATGATCAAACTTACATTCAGGTCCAATCAGGCAGTCTTACAATCTCCGAACAAATGAAGCAAGTTCACtccatgtttaattttttaaaacttttgtgtgtgtgtgtgtgtgtgtgtgtctctgtgtgtgtatctgtgtgttcaTAGGTCCAGAGTACAGTGCATTTGGTTGGAGTTGAGTTTGTGTAGCACTGCAGCAGCTGGTTAATTATTACAGGACAGGTTGAGACAGCGTTGGGAAGGAGGGGCTGACTGACATCAGATATGACTcgcctgtttttttgttttttttttgtgtgtgtgtgtgtgtgtgtgtagtgagcATGTctagaaagaaagagagagcagccCTGTTGTAAGCCAACTTTCAAAAGGTTACCTCATAAGAAATCTGTGTTTCGTGTATGTGTACACATACAAAGACTCTGACTCTAGTTTTAAGTTGCTCTAAAAACAGTTTACGGGAAATATGGAAATAgacatacagttaaaaaaatggacaaaaggCTGAACAGTTATGAAATCCTTGCCTTAAAGATGGCTGTCTGAAACTGGTAAGCCACCGGAAGCAGCACTGAAGAATAGACAATGTGCAGCTGGTAGGAGATGACAGCTGCAGGTAGAATAAAGAGAACAATAATCCAGGAGGGCTCTCTGAGGACAGACATCCAATACACATAGTAATTAGTTCAATCAAAGGCACCTCAGTCATGATGATTGTTAGGTGGAAAGCAAACACCAAATGATGCCAAACACGGACAGGTGATGCAAGCAATATTTCAGGTGAGGCTAGGCTAGTTGACTGACTCCCCTGTTCATTTGGAATAAATAAAGATTCAATACCATAGAGGGTGCTGCTTCAGACTAGTTTAATTCCCATTCATCTGTAAGGTGTGATTATAGGGGAGTCCTTCCTCCAGAACTATTTCTGGCATGAAGTACCTCAGGGATCAATGCTCAGACCTTTACTATTCTCCTTCTACATTTTACCTCTGTATCAAATATTACAAAGGCATCatatcagtttcattttttttcagatcttaAATTCAAATAACATCTTGCAATTGAGCATGTGTTTTACAGAAAAGACTGGTTATCTTAGAAATTTGAAGTTGTTATCATAGGTTAAGACTCAGTTTTCATCACACCTGTGAGTCATGCCTTCAAAAGCCCTTAAGCCTCACtgcaaaaattcaaatttgatgaaaatgcTTCATTTTGGTCATCTTGTAAACCCATCACATCCTCTGAATGAttccaaaatgtatttatgtattattatcattattattttataatctGCATTgcatgtcattattttaatgataatccATCACTCATATGTGATTGACTCCCGACGATATTTCTGACTTGGTAACCCCATACAAGCAAGAGTGCAGCCTGAGATCCTATGTCATAATTCCAAAGCTGTGCTGAAAACCAGAGGAGACTTGGCCCTTGCAGTCATGGCCCCTCAACTCTGGAACACCttgccagattttttttaactttaagttGTTAAATTGCtcctttaaaaacaccaaaaaaatacatattttattgaacTATACATCTGGTGAAGCAGGAGCTGTGTATGatctaaaagtaaaagtttgttttggtgGTACTAAGAAAACCAGGGTCAAATGTGCCTTTTAATTGTAGCCATACCCAAAGTGTTTATGCCATCTCAACAGAAAACAGCTGGTAAGTTCAACTGTTCAAAGACAAGCAGTGTAATCCAATGCTCCATAATAAGACAAAATCCAGGATGACTGAATGCATGTAATGCAAACACGTAGGGCAGAAGACTGGTTGAGCTATTTACTCCATGCCAACAGTAGGATCCATGGTAATTCAGGGAGTACACAGGCAGtgtgcaatttgtgaaacaagtcttttttttttccacttttaagtCTCTCTGATTAATTTAATTCAGTGTACACGTTATTCAGTTCACTATTGTGATTATACAAGAGGAGCAGTTCATTTCTGTGTCAGCAGAGGGAGTCAGAGCATTAGAACAAAAGCTGTCCAGAATTATCCTGCTGAGTCAGTGGTCCCTGGCATAGAAGTAGTGTGATActgtaatgtttattttttcttttggtctGGTATTGGTTTCTTGGATGTGTTTGAGATACGTCAGAGGTGTGTTGACcttattagaaaaaataaaatcatgtatCCTGCATGACAGCATCACCTAGTGGTGTGCAGTGTCACCAATACAGAACTTCTAAAATGATGCACTGTAGCTGGTCTGCTTTGTACTTTATAGtacatatgtgtttttttttttttttttttgtaatctaaGACTTGAAGATAATAtgaaatgagaggaaaaatatatgcGAAAAGAAACTAAATCTCCAATCTTTGTCACATGACATACTTTATGGCAGCCTTATGAAGGCTGTAGGTTTTGTTTTGCCAAGAGTTGGCATTCTCCAAAGTTCAAGATCCAGCCCCATTCTGTTGCACAAAATTACAGTCATATAACTACATTGTATGTActtacatatacacatataatttctgaatatttgaaatggttttgaacacttattttctgcagcaaCAATACTCTTGCACCTGATGCACTTTCTtactctctttttaaaaaaaaaaatttactaaagtaattctgctgttctctgctaccaaacaagaaaagaaaagctgtcCTTATCATGTTCTAGTCT encodes:
- the rassf6 gene encoding ras association domain-containing protein 6, which codes for MNGAALPPVIQAGDGRTLSRAEFLSTLNTYNCFLKDHTQLHLSYFKDDREVVVEGFLNISWGVRRPIRLKIQDDKQIIPFAPLTSTDPNSPVSPIGDKRGMSRWGEYVDLHQIDEMAETPQDTVVTKPLPGPAVYETTTLRPVRQKNSELEAESNLFRCMSDASLVKRRRSRGKSAAQREKERQHRFSINGHFYNYKTSIFTPSYGTPTKVRISSRMTTNQVIEQLLNKFKIENDPQEFALYCVHQSGEKRKLTDRDQPLWERILQGPSDDIMKIFLIDMDEEEVSNDVAQYLNLELPILEQVLLKLREEENREIQRVISKYHQQHRILTRMLSCKMPPHIETSV